One window of the Bradyrhizobium sp. NP1 genome contains the following:
- a CDS encoding alkaline phosphatase family protein encodes MRRAILLLSASLFALGAAPAFAQNNTPHNLILFIPDGLRGRIVTPATAPAMAALRDQGVHFRNSHSLFPTFTMANGSAIASGHYLGDTGTFSNTIYTAFSSAPAGDTVVPFIENDAVLGDVDEHFGGDYLNEETILKMARGQGFSTAAIGKVGPTLIFDHTDRGKNTIVIDDSTGAKSGVPLSDEMKDALTKAGLALATPSRGDNGKAGDAKTPGTTVANVAQQAYMADVATKVVLPMFKARAKPFVLVFWSRDPDGSQHNTGDSLNTVTPGINGPTSMAGIKNADDNLAQLRKALDDLGLAATTNIVVTSDHGFSTISKESKTSPSAKLSYDDTPKDFLPMGFVALDLAKALDLPLFDPNDKNARVAEGAHPKAGNGVLGKDPAKPDLVVATNGGSDLIYLPNKDRKLAARTIKALLDQDYVSGLFVDDALGRFPGTLPMSQIGMKGTAVTPTPSIVVNFRSYSSGCDEPTNCSVEIADTVLRQGQGMHGSFGRGDTLNFTAAIGPDFKSGFVDPLPVSNADVGATAARILGLKQNAKGELIGRVMTEAMPNGATPKAFAGSVKSEPAANGLRTVLNFQRVGAQRYFDAAGFPGRTVGLEADGGKQKTAGK; translated from the coding sequence ATGCGCCGCGCCATCCTGTTGTTGTCCGCAAGCCTGTTCGCGCTCGGCGCTGCCCCCGCTTTCGCGCAGAACAACACGCCGCACAACCTGATCCTGTTCATTCCGGACGGCTTGCGCGGCCGCATCGTCACGCCTGCCACCGCACCCGCGATGGCCGCGCTGCGCGACCAGGGCGTTCACTTCAGGAATTCGCACTCGCTGTTTCCGACCTTCACCATGGCGAACGGATCGGCAATCGCGAGCGGCCACTATCTCGGCGACACCGGCACCTTCAGCAACACCATCTACACCGCGTTCAGCTCCGCGCCGGCGGGCGACACGGTGGTGCCCTTCATCGAGAACGACGCCGTGCTCGGCGATGTCGACGAGCATTTCGGCGGCGACTACCTCAATGAGGAAACCATCCTGAAGATGGCGCGCGGACAGGGATTCAGCACGGCGGCGATCGGCAAGGTCGGCCCGACCCTGATCTTCGATCACACCGACCGCGGCAAGAACACCATCGTGATCGACGACTCGACCGGCGCTAAGAGCGGCGTTCCGCTGTCCGACGAGATGAAGGACGCGCTGACCAAGGCCGGACTTGCGCTGGCGACGCCCTCGCGCGGCGACAACGGCAAGGCGGGCGACGCCAAGACGCCGGGCACCACGGTCGCCAATGTCGCACAGCAGGCCTATATGGCCGACGTCGCCACCAAGGTCGTGCTGCCGATGTTCAAGGCGCGCGCAAAACCGTTCGTGCTGGTGTTCTGGTCGCGCGACCCCGACGGCAGCCAGCACAACACGGGCGACAGCCTCAACACGGTCACGCCGGGGATCAACGGGCCGACCTCGATGGCCGGCATCAAGAACGCCGACGACAATTTGGCGCAACTGCGCAAGGCGCTCGACGACCTCGGGCTTGCCGCCACCACCAACATCGTCGTCACCTCCGACCACGGCTTCTCCACGATCTCCAAGGAGAGCAAGACGAGCCCGTCGGCCAAGCTAAGCTATGACGACACCCCGAAGGATTTCCTGCCCATGGGCTTCGTCGCGCTCGATCTCGCAAAGGCGCTCGATCTGCCGCTGTTTGATCCCAACGACAAGAACGCGCGCGTCGCCGAAGGCGCCCATCCGAAGGCGGGCAACGGCGTGCTCGGCAAGGATCCGGCCAAGCCCGATCTGGTCGTCGCCACCAATGGCGGCTCGGACCTGATCTACCTGCCGAACAAGGACAGGAAGCTTGCTGCGCGCACCATCAAGGCGCTGCTCGACCAGGATTATGTCAGCGGCCTCTTCGTCGACGACGCGCTCGGCCGCTTTCCGGGCACGCTGCCGATGTCGCAGATCGGCATGAAGGGCACGGCGGTGACGCCGACGCCCTCGATCGTCGTCAATTTCCGCTCCTATTCGTCGGGATGCGACGAGCCGACCAACTGCTCGGTCGAGATCGCCGACACGGTGCTGCGCCAGGGCCAGGGCATGCATGGCAGCTTCGGTCGCGGCGACACCTTGAACTTCACGGCCGCGATCGGCCCGGATTTCAAGTCGGGCTTTGTCGATCCCCTGCCCGTCAGCAATGCCGATGTCGGCGCGACCGCGGCGCGCATCCTCGGCCTGAAACAGAACGCCAAGGGCGAACTGATCGGACGCGTGATGACCGAAGCGATGCCGAATGGCGCGACGCCTAAGGCATTCGCCGGCTCGGTCAAGTCGGAGCCGGCCGCGAACGGGCTGCGCACCGTGCTCAACTTCCAGCGCGTCGGAGCCCAGCGCTATTTCGACGCCGCCGGCTTCCCCGGCCGCACCGTCGGGCTGGAGGCGGACGGCGGCAAGCAGAAGACGGCCGGGAAATAG
- a CDS encoding DUF3072 domain-containing protein, whose protein sequence is MTDVQERLRSQMTRAQAGKLKRLSREAYQPRQFEENLTQAEALRRIGALEAEIALADSF, encoded by the coding sequence ATGACCGATGTTCAAGAGCGATTACGTTCACAAATGACGCGCGCCCAGGCCGGAAAGCTGAAAAGGCTTAGCCGGGAAGCCTACCAGCCGCGCCAATTCGAGGAAAATCTGACCCAAGCCGAGGCGCTCCGGCGCATAGGCGCCCTGGAGGCGGAAATTGCGCTGGCGGACTCATTCTAG
- a CDS encoding PAS domain S-box protein, whose protein sequence is MNDSTDRSLQFMAGGGKVGALMRVHDWSSSPLGPPSGWPQSLRSVVGLLLESRFPMFVAWGEALGFLYNDAYVEILGEKHPKSLGDRFHDIWHEIWPDISPLIASAMAGEATYRQDLPLIMNRHGFDEQTWFTFSYSPVRDEQGKVAGMFCAVAETTEKVLAEAALRESEQRFRLIADSAPVPIWVTKLDRNRSFANQAYLDFLGLPFEQAINFDWRKVLHPDDLPRILQEQIAGESSLKPFVLEARYRRADGEWRWMRSESQPRWDAAGKHIGFIGVAHDITTSKRAEIELRRLNETLEQRIRQRTSQLQSSEAQLRAILETSHQYQGLLGLDGEVLYVNKIALVGIRAAARDVIGRPFWETPWFTATPGMPENIRGAFLKARNGSEVRLEVRLRLPVGDRHFECVMRPVFDQDGKVSGVVPEAVDVTERRQAEELLRQSQKMEAVGQLTGGVAHDFNNLLTIIRSATDFLRRRELSDDRRRRYVDAIAETVERASKLTAQLLAFARRQPLKPQVFNVGSQVETVAQLIRPLVGGRIAIDVAVDGPEYFAIADVAQFETTLVNLAINARDAMEGEGRLTFSVRKSGAIPVLRGQPARAGDFVAISVTDTGTGIPAEHLAAIFEPFFTTKEVGKGTGLGLSQAFGFAKQSDGDIEVASEVGRGSTFTIYLPRVAIAESGANLAAGASEPASAGRGYRILVVEDNDDVGRFSTELLEDLGYTVRRVADADAALAILAENEFDLVFSDVIMPGMDGVELAGIIRTRYPGLPVVLTSGYSNVLAENADRGFELIQKPYSVEQLSRILRKAMSERIAAR, encoded by the coding sequence ATGAACGATTCCACCGACCGATCGCTGCAGTTCATGGCCGGTGGCGGCAAGGTTGGCGCGCTCATGCGCGTGCACGACTGGTCCAGCTCCCCGCTTGGGCCTCCGAGTGGCTGGCCGCAATCGCTGCGATCGGTCGTCGGGCTGTTGCTGGAATCCCGATTTCCGATGTTCGTGGCCTGGGGCGAGGCGCTCGGCTTCCTCTACAACGACGCCTATGTCGAAATCCTCGGCGAGAAACATCCGAAGTCGCTCGGCGACCGCTTCCACGACATCTGGCACGAAATCTGGCCCGACATCAGCCCGCTGATCGCGTCCGCGATGGCGGGCGAAGCGACCTACCGTCAGGACCTGCCGCTGATCATGAACCGGCACGGCTTCGACGAGCAGACCTGGTTCACCTTCTCCTATTCGCCGGTGCGTGACGAACAGGGCAAGGTCGCCGGGATGTTCTGCGCGGTCGCCGAGACCACGGAAAAGGTGCTGGCCGAGGCGGCGCTGCGGGAAAGCGAGCAGCGCTTCCGCCTGATCGCCGACAGCGCCCCGGTGCCGATCTGGGTCACCAAGCTCGACCGCAACCGATCCTTCGCCAACCAGGCCTATCTCGACTTCCTCGGCCTGCCGTTCGAGCAAGCGATCAATTTCGACTGGCGCAAGGTGCTGCATCCCGACGACCTGCCGCGCATCCTGCAGGAACAGATCGCCGGCGAATCCTCCCTCAAACCCTTCGTGCTGGAAGCCCGCTATCGGCGCGCCGACGGCGAATGGCGCTGGATGCGATCGGAATCACAGCCACGCTGGGACGCCGCCGGCAAGCATATCGGCTTCATCGGCGTCGCCCACGACATCACGACCTCGAAGCGGGCCGAGATCGAATTGCGCCGGCTCAACGAGACGCTGGAGCAGCGCATCCGCCAACGCACCTCGCAGCTCCAGTCGAGCGAGGCGCAGCTCCGCGCCATCCTGGAGACCAGCCATCAGTATCAGGGGCTGCTCGGCCTCGACGGCGAGGTGCTCTACGTCAACAAGATCGCTCTTGTCGGGATCCGCGCCGCGGCGCGCGACGTCATCGGCCGCCCGTTCTGGGAGACGCCTTGGTTTACCGCAACTCCAGGCATGCCCGAGAACATCCGCGGCGCCTTTTTGAAGGCGCGCAACGGCAGCGAGGTCCGGCTCGAGGTGCGGTTGCGTCTGCCGGTTGGCGACCGCCATTTCGAATGCGTGATGCGGCCGGTGTTCGACCAGGACGGCAAGGTCTCCGGCGTGGTGCCGGAAGCGGTCGACGTCACCGAGCGCCGCCAGGCCGAGGAATTGCTGCGCCAGTCGCAGAAGATGGAGGCGGTCGGCCAGCTCACCGGCGGCGTCGCGCACGATTTCAACAACCTGCTGACGATCATCCGCTCGGCCACCGACTTCCTGCGCCGGCGCGAGCTCTCCGACGATCGGCGGCGCCGCTATGTCGATGCGATCGCCGAGACGGTGGAGCGCGCTTCCAAGCTGACCGCGCAGCTGCTCGCCTTTGCCCGGCGCCAGCCGCTCAAGCCGCAGGTGTTCAATGTCGGCAGCCAGGTGGAAACCGTCGCGCAGCTCATTCGCCCGCTGGTCGGCGGCCGGATCGCGATCGACGTCGCAGTCGATGGTCCCGAATATTTCGCGATCGCCGACGTCGCGCAGTTCGAGACGACCCTGGTGAACCTGGCAATCAACGCGCGCGACGCGATGGAAGGCGAAGGCCGCCTCACCTTCTCCGTCCGCAAGAGCGGCGCGATCCCCGTACTGCGCGGCCAGCCGGCACGCGCGGGGGATTTCGTTGCGATTTCCGTCACCGACACCGGCACCGGCATCCCAGCCGAGCATCTCGCGGCGATCTTCGAGCCCTTCTTCACGACCAAGGAGGTCGGCAAGGGCACCGGGCTTGGCCTGAGCCAGGCATTCGGCTTCGCCAAGCAGTCAGACGGCGATATCGAGGTTGCAAGCGAAGTTGGACGCGGCTCAACCTTCACGATCTACCTGCCGCGGGTCGCGATCGCGGAGAGCGGCGCGAACCTTGCCGCGGGCGCGAGCGAGCCCGCCAGCGCCGGGCGCGGCTACCGCATCCTGGTCGTCGAGGACAATGACGATGTGGGGCGTTTCTCGACCGAGCTGCTCGAGGATCTCGGCTATACGGTGCGCCGGGTCGCCGACGCCGATGCCGCGCTTGCGATCCTGGCCGAGAACGAATTCGACCTGGTGTTCTCCGACGTGATCATGCCCGGCATGGATGGCGTCGAGCTCGCCGGCATCATCCGCACGCGCTATCCCGGCCTGCCGGTGGTGCTCACCAGCGGGTACAGCAACGTGCTCGCGGAAAACGCCGACCGCGGCTTCGAACTGATCCAGAAGCCCTACTCGGTGGAGCAGCTGTCACGCATCCTGCGCAAGGCGATGTCGGAGCGTATCGCCGCTCGCTGA
- a CDS encoding arsenic transporter, translating to MATAPHDSVIAWGIIALATSGVIIRPFRLPEAIWAVAGALALVLLGLLPWDEAAAGVRKGVDVYLFLIGMMLIAELARREGLFDYLAALAVRHARGSPQRLFLLVYLVGTLVTVFLSNDATAIVLTPAVYAATRAAGASPLPYLFVCAFIANAASFVLPISNPANLVVFGARMPHLVEWLRQFAAPSAASIIVTYVVLRLTQRRALNEEEIEADVIKPKLSREGRFTAFGIVAIGIVLLGASALDLQLGLPTFLCGVVTAAAVLILSRQSPWPVLKDISWGVLPLVAGLFVMVEMLIRTGVIGHVSALLHESVAQSSTRTAWMVGIAISIADNIANNLPVGLLAGSVAASDHLPPAVVGAMLIGVDLGPNLSVTGSLATILWLVALRREGLHVSAWRFFALGLVVMPPALLAALAAAIH from the coding sequence GTGGCAACAGCCCCCCATGACAGCGTGATAGCCTGGGGCATCATCGCGCTTGCCACATCAGGCGTGATCATCCGCCCCTTTCGTCTCCCCGAGGCGATCTGGGCGGTCGCGGGTGCGCTCGCGCTGGTGCTGCTCGGGCTATTGCCCTGGGACGAGGCGGCGGCCGGCGTGCGCAAGGGCGTCGACGTCTATCTCTTCCTGATCGGCATGATGCTGATCGCGGAACTGGCGCGGCGCGAGGGCCTGTTCGACTATCTCGCCGCCCTCGCCGTCCGCCACGCGCGCGGCTCGCCGCAGCGGCTGTTCCTGCTGGTCTATCTGGTCGGCACGCTGGTCACCGTGTTCCTGTCGAACGATGCGACTGCGATCGTGCTGACGCCGGCGGTCTATGCGGCGACCCGCGCGGCCGGGGCCTCGCCCCTGCCCTATCTGTTCGTGTGTGCCTTCATCGCCAATGCGGCGAGCTTCGTGCTGCCGATCTCGAACCCGGCCAACCTCGTCGTGTTCGGCGCGCGCATGCCGCACCTCGTCGAATGGCTGCGCCAGTTCGCAGCTCCTTCCGCCGCCTCCATCATTGTTACCTACGTCGTGCTTCGCCTGACCCAGCGCCGCGCGCTGAACGAGGAGGAGATCGAGGCCGACGTCATCAAGCCGAAGCTGAGCCGCGAGGGCCGGTTCACCGCCTTCGGCATCGTCGCGATCGGCATCGTGCTGCTCGGCGCTTCCGCGCTCGACCTGCAACTGGGCCTGCCGACCTTCCTTTGCGGCGTGGTCACCGCGGCCGCAGTCCTCATCCTCAGCCGCCAGTCGCCCTGGCCTGTGCTGAAGGACATCTCCTGGGGCGTGCTGCCGTTGGTGGCCGGGCTGTTCGTGATGGTGGAAATGCTGATCAGGACCGGCGTGATCGGGCATGTGAGCGCGCTGCTGCACGAGTCGGTCGCGCAGTCGAGCACCCGGACCGCGTGGATGGTCGGGATCGCCATCTCCATCGCCGACAACATCGCCAACAACCTGCCGGTCGGGTTGCTCGCCGGCTCGGTCGCCGCCAGCGATCATTTGCCGCCTGCCGTGGTCGGTGCGATGCTGATCGGCGTCGATCTCGGCCCGAACCTTTCCGTCACCGGCTCGCTTGCGACCATCCTTTGGCTGGTGGCGCTGCGCCGTGAAGGCCTGCATGTCAGCGCCTGGCGCTTCTTCGCCCTTGGCCTTGTGGTCATGCCGCCGGCGCTGCTTGCGGCGCTTGCGGCCGCCATCCACTGA
- a CDS encoding MFS transporter, whose translation MRIAIRAGRALDAANFFLADVRDGLGPYLAIYLLTEQRWDEARIGMVMSIATIAGILAQTPAGALVDATRAKRVVMAAAALFIAVASLLLPLFPSFWPVAVSQGLAHAAGVVLPPAIAAISLGTVGHRRFTARIGRNETFNHAGNATAATIAGIAAYQFGPEVVFYLLAAMSVASIASILAIPEQAIDHELARGLDEAGQGRERPSGLGVLLTCRPLLIFALCVTLFHLSNAAMLPLVGQKLALQDKNIGTSLMSACITAAQIVMVPMAMLVGAKADRWGYKRFFLLALLILPVRGALYTLSDDRAWLVGVQLLDGIGAGIFGAIFPVIVADLMRNTGRFNVAQGAIITAQGIGAALSTTLAGVVVVKAGYSAAFLTLGAVAAVGGIVCALALPETGGPPGKRNGRRGQTAGLASGIAAE comes from the coding sequence GTGCGTATCGCAATTCGAGCAGGCCGCGCGCTCGATGCGGCGAACTTCTTCCTCGCCGACGTGCGCGATGGCCTCGGGCCCTATCTCGCGATCTACCTTCTCACCGAGCAGCGATGGGACGAGGCGCGGATCGGCATGGTCATGTCGATCGCGACCATCGCCGGCATCCTCGCGCAGACGCCGGCCGGCGCCCTGGTCGACGCCACCAGGGCCAAGCGCGTCGTGATGGCCGCAGCCGCGCTGTTCATCGCGGTCGCGTCGCTGCTGCTGCCGCTCTTTCCAAGCTTCTGGCCCGTCGCGGTGTCGCAAGGCCTTGCGCACGCGGCCGGCGTCGTGCTGCCGCCAGCGATCGCCGCGATCTCGCTCGGCACCGTCGGCCACCGTCGCTTCACCGCGCGGATTGGCCGGAACGAGACCTTCAACCACGCGGGCAATGCCACCGCCGCGACGATCGCAGGCATCGCCGCCTACCAGTTCGGGCCCGAGGTCGTTTTCTATCTGCTCGCGGCAATGTCGGTCGCGAGCATCGCCAGCATCCTCGCGATCCCCGAGCAGGCGATCGATCATGAGCTCGCGCGCGGGCTCGACGAGGCCGGGCAAGGGCGCGAGCGGCCCTCCGGCCTTGGCGTTCTCCTGACCTGCCGGCCGCTGCTGATCTTTGCGCTGTGCGTGACGCTGTTTCATCTCTCCAACGCGGCGATGCTGCCCCTGGTCGGCCAGAAGCTTGCGCTGCAGGACAAGAACATCGGCACCAGCCTGATGTCGGCTTGCATCACCGCGGCCCAGATCGTGATGGTGCCGATGGCGATGCTGGTCGGCGCGAAGGCCGATCGCTGGGGTTACAAGCGGTTCTTTCTTCTCGCGCTTCTCATCCTTCCCGTTCGCGGCGCTCTCTATACCCTATCCGACGACAGGGCTTGGCTGGTCGGCGTGCAACTGCTCGACGGCATCGGCGCCGGCATTTTTGGCGCGATCTTCCCGGTGATCGTCGCCGATCTCATGCGCAATACCGGCCGCTTCAACGTCGCGCAGGGCGCGATCATCACCGCGCAAGGCATCGGCGCCGCGCTCTCGACGACTCTCGCCGGCGTGGTCGTGGTAAAGGCGGGCTACAGCGCCGCCTTCCTCACACTCGGGGCGGTAGCGGCCGTCGGCGGGATTGTCTGCGCCCTGGCACTGCCGGAGACCGGCGGCCCACCCGGCAAACGCAACGGCCGCCGGGGGCAGACAGCGGGGCTTGCGTCGGGTATCGCTGCGGAATGA